A stretch of Paenibacillus peoriae DNA encodes these proteins:
- the ftsY gene encoding signal recognition particle-docking protein FtsY, with the protein MSFFRKLKESIANKTESVTKQFKDGLEKTRKGFVEKVTDLMIRRKKIDEEFYEELEEILIGADVGVNTVMNLIEDLREEVKKRKIEDASELQPVLSEKLSELLRGNDNSQLKMSPDGITVILFVGVNGVGKTTTIGKLAHRFKQEGKKVLLAAGDTFRAGAIEQLEVWGERAGVEVIKQQSGSDPAAVMFDAVQAAKQRQVDVLLCDTAGRLQNKSNLMEELNKIFRVIQREIPDAPHEVLLVLDATTGQNALNQAKLFGEKSGVTGLVLTKLDGTAKGGIVVAIRQELNLPVKLVGLGEKVNDLQPFDSEQFVHALFAGLIQEETVEATATGEEEQN; encoded by the coding sequence ATGAGTTTCTTTAGGAAATTGAAGGAAAGCATTGCAAACAAAACTGAATCGGTCACAAAACAGTTCAAAGATGGATTGGAAAAAACACGTAAAGGTTTTGTTGAAAAAGTAACGGACTTGATGATTCGCCGCAAAAAGATTGATGAGGAATTTTATGAGGAACTGGAAGAAATTCTGATCGGAGCGGACGTAGGCGTCAACACGGTTATGAACCTCATTGAAGACCTGCGAGAAGAAGTGAAAAAGCGCAAAATTGAAGATGCATCCGAATTACAGCCTGTATTGTCGGAAAAGCTGTCCGAGTTGCTGCGGGGGAATGACAACAGTCAGCTCAAAATGAGTCCTGACGGAATTACAGTCATTCTATTCGTGGGAGTCAATGGCGTCGGCAAAACGACAACCATTGGCAAGTTAGCTCATCGTTTTAAACAAGAGGGAAAAAAAGTATTATTGGCTGCCGGAGATACGTTCCGGGCGGGTGCGATCGAACAGTTGGAGGTATGGGGCGAGCGGGCAGGTGTAGAGGTTATTAAGCAGCAATCCGGTTCCGATCCGGCTGCAGTTATGTTTGATGCCGTACAGGCTGCCAAGCAGCGACAAGTGGATGTTTTGTTGTGTGATACCGCAGGACGTCTTCAGAATAAAAGCAATCTGATGGAGGAACTGAACAAAATTTTCCGTGTGATTCAACGCGAGATTCCAGATGCTCCTCATGAAGTGTTGTTGGTACTTGATGCGACGACTGGACAAAATGCACTTAACCAAGCCAAGCTGTTTGGTGAGAAAAGCGGTGTAACCGGGCTAGTACTAACGAAGTTGGATGGTACAGCGAAGGGCGGGATTGTTGTGGCCATCCGTCAGGAGCTGAATTTGCCTGTTAAGCTGGTGGGCTTAGGTGAAAAAGTGAATGATCTTCAACCGTTTGATTCCGAGCAATTCGTTCATGCGTTGTTCGCGGGGTTGATTCAGGAAGAGACGGTCGAAGCAACTGCTACAGGCGAGGAAGAACAGAACTGA
- the smc gene encoding chromosome segregation protein SMC, which produces MFLKRIELAGFKSFADKTEMEFVRGITAVVGPNGSGKSNISDGIRWVLGEQSAKSLRGGKMEDIIFAGSDARKAVNYGEVSLTLDNEDQALPLDFGEVTVTRRVHRSGDSEYFINRQSCRLRDITELFMDTGIGKEAYSIIGQGRIEEILSTRSEDRRGIFEEASGIVKYKSRKKDAVRKLDETEQNLLRIHDLVSELEDQIGPLKEQSEKAIHFKELRGELKSKEISMYVHQIEQIHTSWSDATSKLALLQQEQLQLSTVVSRHDAMLESDRNELRQLEEQVEQLQRDLLQYSEATEKSEGYGELLKERTRNLAANREQLILSLSTSESRHSERKSELDQLNEKLSALNVELDELRARLSDEEAKLIGVTGGISQEQEESLKGGLLELMNQMAQARNEIRYTDQQKEALERRVTRVSDESGKWEAQKVQLEQRKKGLEAAVQKLGQEISSLRSGYIQGSEKYQALQKLLEENQGTVRKWEQKREAQISRRDTMKEMQDDFDGFMLGVKEVLKAARKETLHGVHGAVAELIRVPEHLEQAMETALGASVQHIVMENESVSRQAISFLKQRQLGRATFLPMDVIRPRQIGAGERQIAEGAEGFVGIGADLVQYDVRYAGIVGSLLGNVVIARTLEDANRIAARCQYRYRVVTLEGDVVNAGGSMTGGSQFKKNANLLGRKRQLDQLDQDIVDTEQQIARLRQSAIDTKRQLEETQTRLDELRQGGDVKRGEEQQMAMELKQLEHELRHVLEQVAASGQEKKGFDQEIKELETSREEALVKLAALEEEEKKTHQAIHAAEFARKANESAKEQLQGELTNLKVREGKLDQERFSLEEQLRRLRGDYDTLGKDSRQNKTLLASIEADLLTNEQETVKQIENLNQYRLKKEEAAQQLEFKRAARSGLSKKLEVAENDTKEQRIQLKSVEELLRQTEIGVNRLDVELENVLKKLSDDYELSYELAKQRYPIPEDIEGTQSEVERLKRGISALGEVNLGAIDEYQRVHERYTFLDEQKSDLVEAKTTLYQVIREMDEEMSKRFKTTFDAIRREFGTVFSKLFGGGRADLVLLDPERLLETGIDIVAQPPGKKLQNLQLLSGGERALTAMALLFAILHVKPVPFCVLDEVEAALDEANVVRFAQYLREFSEQTQFIVVTHRKGTMEESDVLYGVTMEEGGVSKLVSVKLDNDEAEIA; this is translated from the coding sequence ATGTTTTTAAAGCGCATTGAGCTGGCGGGCTTCAAATCGTTTGCAGATAAAACGGAAATGGAATTTGTCCGCGGCATTACGGCAGTCGTCGGACCCAACGGAAGCGGAAAAAGTAATATTTCCGACGGGATTCGTTGGGTGCTGGGCGAACAGAGTGCCAAATCACTGCGTGGCGGCAAAATGGAGGACATTATTTTTGCAGGTAGTGATGCTCGTAAGGCTGTTAATTACGGTGAAGTATCGCTTACGTTGGATAATGAAGATCAGGCGTTGCCTCTGGATTTTGGTGAAGTTACGGTAACGCGACGTGTACATCGAAGTGGGGATAGTGAATATTTCATTAATCGGCAATCATGCAGACTCCGAGATATTACAGAGCTGTTTATGGATACAGGGATTGGTAAAGAAGCTTATTCCATTATTGGGCAGGGACGCATTGAAGAAATCCTAAGTACTCGATCTGAGGATCGTCGAGGTATTTTTGAGGAAGCCTCGGGTATCGTAAAATATAAATCCCGTAAAAAAGATGCGGTTCGCAAGCTGGATGAGACGGAGCAAAATTTGCTGCGTATTCACGATTTAGTTAGTGAACTGGAGGATCAGATTGGACCGCTTAAGGAGCAGTCAGAAAAGGCGATTCATTTTAAAGAGCTACGCGGTGAATTGAAATCAAAAGAAATCTCTATGTACGTCCATCAAATTGAACAAATTCATACTTCGTGGAGCGATGCGACTTCCAAATTAGCTTTGCTGCAGCAGGAGCAACTTCAGTTGTCTACGGTGGTCTCCCGCCATGATGCGATGCTGGAAAGCGACCGCAACGAATTACGCCAGCTGGAAGAGCAAGTAGAACAGTTGCAAAGGGATCTGCTGCAATACAGTGAAGCGACGGAGAAAAGTGAAGGCTACGGCGAATTGCTCAAAGAGCGCACACGCAATCTGGCGGCTAATCGGGAACAACTGATCTTATCACTTAGTACAAGCGAATCACGGCATTCCGAGCGCAAGAGTGAACTGGATCAGCTGAACGAAAAGCTGTCTGCACTGAATGTAGAGCTTGACGAGTTGCGTGCGCGGCTGTCTGACGAAGAGGCAAAACTGATTGGAGTTACAGGCGGAATCAGCCAGGAGCAGGAAGAAAGTCTAAAGGGTGGTCTGCTGGAGCTGATGAATCAGATGGCGCAGGCGCGTAACGAAATCCGTTATACAGACCAACAGAAGGAAGCATTGGAACGGCGTGTGACTCGCGTAAGTGACGAATCCGGCAAATGGGAAGCCCAGAAAGTACAACTTGAACAGCGCAAAAAGGGATTGGAAGCTGCGGTTCAGAAGCTGGGGCAGGAAATCAGTAGTTTGCGTAGTGGCTATATTCAGGGAAGTGAAAAGTACCAGGCCCTGCAAAAACTTTTGGAAGAAAACCAGGGTACAGTTCGTAAATGGGAACAAAAACGTGAGGCTCAAATTTCACGGCGAGATACAATGAAGGAAATGCAGGATGACTTTGACGGCTTCATGCTTGGAGTTAAAGAGGTATTGAAGGCTGCACGAAAAGAAACCTTGCACGGTGTGCATGGAGCGGTAGCAGAGCTGATTCGGGTGCCTGAGCATTTAGAGCAGGCGATGGAAACCGCTTTGGGTGCTTCAGTTCAGCATATCGTGATGGAAAATGAATCCGTATCCAGACAGGCAATTAGTTTTCTAAAGCAACGTCAACTGGGCAGAGCAACATTTTTGCCTATGGATGTTATCCGCCCGCGTCAAATCGGCGCAGGAGAACGCCAAATTGCAGAAGGAGCTGAAGGCTTTGTCGGGATCGGTGCAGATCTTGTTCAGTATGATGTTCGATATGCCGGAATTGTAGGCAGTCTTTTGGGGAATGTGGTCATTGCTCGTACGTTGGAAGACGCAAACCGTATTGCGGCTCGTTGCCAATATAGATACCGCGTTGTCACTTTGGAAGGCGATGTTGTCAATGCAGGGGGTTCCATGACTGGTGGAAGCCAGTTCAAGAAAAATGCTAATCTGCTTGGACGCAAACGTCAGTTGGATCAGTTGGATCAAGACATTGTAGATACGGAGCAGCAAATTGCAAGGTTGCGCCAGAGTGCAATAGATACCAAACGCCAGTTGGAGGAGACACAGACCCGTCTGGACGAGCTGCGTCAGGGCGGCGATGTGAAGCGCGGTGAAGAGCAACAGATGGCAATGGAACTTAAGCAACTGGAGCATGAACTTCGTCATGTTCTGGAGCAGGTCGCTGCGTCTGGTCAGGAGAAAAAGGGCTTTGATCAGGAAATCAAGGAGCTGGAAACTTCCCGGGAAGAAGCGTTGGTAAAGTTAGCTGCGCTGGAGGAAGAAGAAAAGAAAACGCATCAGGCCATTCACGCTGCTGAATTCGCCCGTAAAGCCAACGAATCTGCCAAAGAGCAGTTGCAGGGAGAGCTCACGAATCTCAAAGTAAGAGAAGGAAAGCTGGACCAGGAACGCTTTTCATTGGAAGAGCAGTTGCGCAGATTGCGTGGGGATTATGATACTCTTGGTAAGGATTCAAGACAAAACAAAACGTTGCTTGCTTCCATCGAAGCAGATTTGCTGACCAATGAGCAGGAGACCGTGAAACAGATTGAAAATCTCAATCAATACCGTTTGAAAAAGGAAGAAGCCGCACAGCAACTGGAATTCAAGCGGGCTGCACGCAGCGGCTTGTCCAAAAAGCTTGAAGTGGCTGAAAACGATACAAAAGAACAGCGAATTCAGCTCAAGTCAGTGGAGGAGTTGCTTCGTCAAACGGAAATTGGAGTAAATCGACTTGATGTGGAACTGGAAAACGTTCTGAAAAAATTAAGTGATGATTATGAACTCAGTTATGAGTTAGCCAAGCAGCGTTACCCTATACCGGAAGATATTGAAGGTACGCAGAGCGAGGTGGAAAGGCTCAAACGTGGTATTTCCGCGTTGGGTGAGGTGAACCTGGGCGCCATTGATGAATACCAGCGTGTGCATGAGCGTTATACGTTTCTTGATGAGCAAAAGTCTGATTTGGTGGAGGCCAAGACAACACTTTATCAGGTTATTCGTGAAATGGATGAAGAAATGTCCAAACGCTTTAAGACTACGTTCGATGCTATTCGGCGCGAATTTGGAACGGTATTCTCCAAGCTGTTCGGAGGCGGACGTGCTGATCTCGTGTTACTTGACCCGGAACGCTTATTGGAGACGGGAATTGACATCGTAGCTCAGCCACCGGGCAAAAAACTGCAAAACTTGCAGCTACTGTCGGGCGGTGAGCGTGCGTTAACAGCGATGGCGTTACTATTTGCCATTTTACACGTTAAACCTGTTCCATTCTGTGTACTCGATGAAGTAGAGGCTGCATTGGACGAAGCAAACGTGGTGCGTTTTGCCCAGTATTTACGAGAATTCTCGGAGCAGACACAGTTCATTGTAGTCACACACCGCAAGGGCACAATGGAAGAATCTGATGTGCTGTACGGGGTTACGATGGAGGAAGGCGGGGTTTCCAAACTCGTATCTGTCAAGCTGGACAACGATGAAGCTGAGATTGCCTGA